Proteins from a single region of Plasmodium brasilianum strain Bolivian I chromosome 13, whole genome shotgun sequence:
- a CDS encoding alpha/beta hydrolase, whose protein sequence is MCHQDLIAHEYITCCKGHTFIVYSKNLRINDDKEVDYSIPTLNQKNDSPNNNVNKKNVVVLLLHGLNGGTYQFEKLFTSLIRFNYRFLSLDFYGHGNSSLFENLNKFTEKLYTQQIYDVLEKKNVLNENFIVVAFSMGCIIAAHLSVDSKIKVKKFCLISAAGMAKPRHRFLIFLLKHNRCLFLRLAKRYSRSVISEDTVKNDYYNFENNLEDATKRYSILKENQEKFIETFLKVLIGLNIQDSKKQYSALLKSNVDVLFIYGREDKITPYAHTIKFLEKKKEFVKNVKMIILPECCHLVIHEKFNELVYHLMHFLEYSHKNNTRDTPSL, encoded by the exons atgTGTCACCAAGACCTTATCGCACATGAATATATTACGTGCTGTAAGGGGCACACTTTTATAGTTTATTCAAAGAATTTACGGATAAATGACGATAAAGAAGTAGACTACTCTATACCAACATTAAATCAGAAAAATGATTCACccaataataatgttaataaaaagaatgtaGTTGTGCTTCTTTTACATGGGTTAAATGGTGGCACGTACCAATtcgaaaaattatttacgtCGCTCATTCGTTTTAACTATCGGTTTCTGTCCCTAG ACTTTTATGGCCATGGGAATAGTAGCTTGTTTGAGAACCTAAATAAATTTactgaaaaattatatacacagCAAATATATGAtgttttagaaaaaaaaaatgttttaaatgaaaattttattgtcGTTGCGTTTTCCATGGGATGTATTATTGCCG CTCACCTTTCTGTagatagtaaaataaaagtaaaaaagttTTGCTTAATTAGTGCTGCTGGAATGGCCAAACCTAGACATCGATTcttaat TTTCCTCTTAAAGCATAACAGATGCCTTTTTCTCAGACTAGCAAAGCGATATAGCCGTTCGGTTATTTCGGAGGATACAGttaaa aatGATTATTACAACTTTGAGAACAATTTAGAAGACGCAACAAAGCGATATTCTATTCTTaaggaaaat caagaaaaatttattgaGACATTTCTGAAGGTACTAATTGGATTAAATATACAAGACTCTAAGAAGCAGTATTCTGCATTGTTAAAATCAAACGTTGACGTTCTTTTCATCTACGG TAGGGAGGATAAAATAACTCCGTACGCGCACACCATAAagtttttagaaaaaaaaaaggaattcgttaaaaatgtgaaaatgataattttgcCTGAATGCTGTCATCTTGTCATTCACGAAAAGTTTAACGAACTAGTCTATCATTTGATGCATTTCTTGGA atATTCTCATAAGAACAATACAAGAGATACTCCTTCGCTTTAA
- a CDS encoding ER membrane protein complex subunit 2: MDEENILFYEGNNVSMIEKHYQNSLEKDIQELIIFYGMKLMKKNKAKNQLYKWSLYENILKASIELNLNEFIDICFNKLKEKFGKIDGKKLNILKGMICECTNKNEEALNIYKNFLKKDPCDILIRARIMNLKKIVEKDINKVIQLLNDHLKEFPVDIESWHELGEIYIINCLYSYAIFCFEEILLHIPTNLYYILTCAELHYTINQLELSSKYFCLAIKLQSNNLRGLWGIIILNITRYLNRKPKLLNENVDIILTIHCINRLYSLYSEIKVDLIYKNTILDYLNELRDMLK; this comes from the coding sequence atggATGAAGAGAACATTTTGTTCTATGAAGGAAATAATGTGAGCATGATAGAGAAGCACTATCAGAATTCTTTGGAGAAGGATATACaagaattaataattttttatggaatgaaattaatgaaaaagaacaaaGCAAAGAACCAGTTATATAAATGGAGtctatatgaaaatattttaaaggcATCAAttgaattaaatttaaatgaatttatagatatatgttttaacaagttaaaagaaaaattcgGTAAAATAGatgggaaaaaattaaatatattaaaaggaaTGATATGTGaatgtacaaataaaaatgaagaagcattaaatatttataagaattttcttaaaaaagaTCCTTGTGATATTTTGATAAGAGCAAGaattatgaatttaaaaaaaatagtagaaaaagatataaataaagttATACAACTATTAAATGACCACTTAAAAGAGTTTCCGGTAGATATAGAATCATGGCATGAATTAggggaaatatatataataaattgtttatataGTTATGCCATATTTTGTTTCgaagaaattttattacacATTCCTAcgaatttatattatatattaacatgtGCAGAATTACATTATACAATTAATCAATTAGAATTAAGTAGCAAGTATTTTTGCTTAGCTATTAAATTACAAAGTAATAATTTAAGAGGATTATGGGGCATTATAATTCTTAATATAACAAGATATTTAAATAGAAAACcgaaattattaaatgaaaatgtcGACATCATCCTAACAATACACTGTATTAATAGGTTATATAGTTTATATAGTGAAATAAAGGTAGAccttatatacaaaaatactATTCTTGATTATTTGAATGAGTTAAGAGACATGCTTAAGTGA
- a CDS encoding CTP synthase has protein sequence MASLEDENIITKYIIVTGGNMSGLGKGTAMSSMGVLLLTKNILLTTIKIDPYLNIDAGTMSPYEHGEVYVLEDGGEVDLDLGNYERFLNIKLSYKNNITSGKIFEQVIKKERKGEYLGKTVQVVPHVTDVIQKWIKGVIDENIKKMKKEYDINSNNNKIPCICLIEVGGTVGDIESAVYLEALQQLINNLNSDDVCLCHLSYVPIIGNLREQKTKPTQHSVKILREAGLKPDFIFCRCEEPLTEEAIRKISLFSQVKNEHVISLHDTSNVYKVPLILEQQNFSEHVLKKLNLQNIVLENKLSISPYSFSTWKQLSDRYESSSEHVVIGIVGKYTASNDTYLSIISSLVHACIECGFKLIIKYINSSHLSLKKKSKKRNIDLKRKARKYSYDTFQQVNTMQNHLFVDDTTSDEDYDKKRRIKYERAWETLKSVDGVLVPGGFGTRGIEGKYLSSKYCRLRNIPYLGICLGMQTAVIDVARQYLNKYANSEEFEDILEIQSSNSDEDKFHKKRRKFTKGTNEEGTMEKLSNHNGKKHNSVVEMNKDFLIVNERITSPEGIILKEELHKHEPHPIQQDDNYDNSGDDNTLLNTNQNKLTLEEHNISLCNVKAEHEKNEPSTMNNNVNAKTMHYIYGKNHSKEENMALFDDVSSIFDDEYGGGKNTKKAGNFVRTNKCIEEIPNKLLNPVLQEKIKLMGIKDYYKSIDEIDNNNVIIYMSEFKGDDNKGGTMRLGVKQSKIIDKDSLTYKSYDEATYIFERHRHRFEINPKYVPLLESVGLSFVAKDIHSVRMEICEIKNLNFYVGVQFHPEFTSRPFKANPIFLAFILASKGKLKERLDKFGNKLCSGSLYA, from the coding sequence ATGGCATCACTAGaagatgaaaatataataacaaagtACATCATTGTGACAGGGGGGAATATGAGCGGGTTGGGTAAAGGAACAGCCATGAGTAGTATGggagtattattattaacaaaaaatattttattgacTACAATAAAAATTGATCCTTATTTGAACATAGATGCAGGAACCATGTCACCATATGAACATGGAGAAGTATATGTATTAGAAGATGGAGGAGAAGTTGATCTTGATTTAGGAAATTATGAAagatttttaaatattaaattatcatataagaataatataacttcaggtaaaatatttgaacaagttattaaaaaggaaagaaaaggaGAATACTTAGGTAAGACAGTTCAAGTAGTACCACATGTAACAGATGTTATACAGAAATGGATAAAAGGTGTTattgatgaaaatataaaaaaaatgaaaaaggagtatgatataaattcaaataataataaaattccaTGTATTTGTTTAATAGAAGTAGGAGGAACAGTAGGTGACATAGAATCAGCTGTATATTTGGAGGCTTTACAACAATTAATCAATAACTTAAATTCAGATGATGTATGCTTATGTCATTTGTCCTATGTACCAATTATTGGAAACTTGAGAGAACAAAAAACGAAGCCAACTCAACATAgtgttaaaatattaagagaAGCTGGACTTAAACcagattttattttttgtagatGTGAAGAACCATTAACAGAAGAAGCTATTCGAaaaatttctcttttttcacAAGTCAAAAATGAACATGTCATATCATTACATGATACatcaaatgtatataaagtACCCTTAATCCTAGAACAACAAAATTTTAGTGAgcatgttttaaaaaaattaaacttgcaaaatattgttttagaaaataaattaagtatATCTCCTTATTCCTTTAGTACATGGAAACAGTTATCAGACCGATATGAATCTTCAAGTGAACATGTTGTTATCGGTATTGTGGGAAAATATACTGCTTCTAATGATACATATTTGTCTATTATATCATCCCTCGTTCATGCTTGTATAGAATGCGGGTTTAAGCTAATTATTAAGTATATCAATAGTAGTCATTTAtcattaaagaaaaagagcaaaaagagaaatatagatttaaaaagaaaagcaagGAAATACTCTTATGATACGTTTCAACAAGTTAACACTATGCAGAACCATCTTTTTGTTGATGACACTACCTCTGATGAagattatgataaaaaaagaagaatcaAATATGAACGAGCATGGGAAACATTGAAATCAGTGGATGGTGTATTAGTTCCGGGAGGATTTGGAACAAGGGGTATTgaaggaaaatatttatcttcAAAATATTGTAGATTACGTAATATACCATATTTAGGAATCTGTTTAGGTATGCAAACAGCTGTTATTGATGTAGCTAGgcaatatttaaataaatatgccaATTCAGAAGAATTTGAGGATATTCTAGAAATACAAAGTAGTAATTCTGATGAAgataaatttcataaaaagagaagaaaatttACCAAAGGTACTAATGAGGAAGGGACAATGGAAAAATTGTCCAACCATAATgggaaaaaacataattccGTAGTAGAAATGAACAAAGATTTTCTTATAGTTAATGAGAGAATTACATCCCCAGAAGGCATTATTCTAAAGGAGGAGTTACACAAACATGAACCGCATCCTATTCAACAGGATGACAATTATGATAATAGTGGTGATGATAACACTCTACTGAATACAAATCAAAACAAGTTGACACTAGAAGAACATAACATTTCTTTATGTAATGTGAAAGCGGagcatgaaaaaaatgagccTTCTACCATGAATAATAACGTAAACGCAAAGACAATGCATTACATTTATGGTAAGAATCATTCCAAGGAGGAAAACATGGCACTGTTCGATGACGTTTCATCTATTTTTGACGATGAGTATGGGGgaggaaaaaatacaaaaaaagcaGGTAACTTCGTGCGAACAAACAAATGTATAGAAGAAATCCCTAACAAGTTACTCAACCCAGTATTAcaggaaaagataaaattaatggGTATAAAAGACTATTATAAAAGTATTGACGAAATAGATAATAACaatgttataatttatatgagcGAGTTTAAAGGGGATGATAATAAAGGAGGTACTATGCGCTTAGGTGTTAAGCAATCCAAAATAATTGATAAAGATTCATTAACATATAAATCATATGATGAAGCAACCTATATATTTGAAAGACATAGACATAGATTTGAAATTAATCCTAAGTATGTGCCATTACTAGAATCGGTTGGTTTAAGTTTTGTAGCAAAAGATATTCACAGTGTTCGAATGGAAATTTGTGAAATCAAaaacttaaatttttatgttggTGTTCAGTTTCACCCTGAATTTACATCAAGACCTTTTAAAGCTAATCCAATATTTTTGGCCTTTATTTTAGCTTCAAAGGGGAAATTAAAGGAACGACTAGACAAGTTTGGAAATAAGTTGTGCTCAGGAAGTCTCTATGCTTAG
- a CDS encoding cytidine diphosphate-diacylglycerol synthase, whose protein sequence is MAPSSPITTHNYNNNDENGNDNNSDKNNNNNSNSNSTNNAGKKKRSTDELIGKNVLTEDLSVNKGDSKNEIKKKKVYKDMKYYKYIKQMKEYINMKNTNSRFTNFMRFYGYYRGAHNSSKYKTLITNQDDTNNNINSYAPKENSKSKLETFKVRFIWSCVILFFCFFILALGHFYLCILVLLSVTVVYNEIVSLKSIENKDKKLPQIFYIRWYWFILTILAWGIPWALPRLNHQFRLFKYLLKYHSINMFILAFWGFVWFILSLRKFSMRYQFSQIGIILLTSLLVVTQSLMHIANIYSGLIWFFIPVSSVVVNDTFAYIFGILFGKTQLIELSPKKTVEGFVGSSIITILWGVFATRCLQHYKYFACPQNNISFIPFYTMFTSDCEDNAIFHQKVYILPTHLSNYLPVDKIYYTKMTVHGLVLSAFAAFLAPFGGFFASGFKRALKIKDFGQTIPGHGGFTDRLDCQIFIGMFTYVYLKSFAKIKSRVHYSYDVLIDSIQKLDHKEIMRLFNQLKNMIDKKRRKTINTKINQEKFASKDPVRNDDEILS, encoded by the coding sequence ATGGCTCCTAGTAGTCCTATAACTACGCATAACTATAACAATAACGATGAGAATGGCAATGATAATAACAGTGACAAAaacaataacaacaacagtaacagtaacagtacCAATAATgctggtaaaaaaaaaagaagtactGATGAATTAATCGGGAAGAATGTACTCACAGAAGATTTAAGTGTGAACAAAGGTGATtcgaaaaatgaaattaaaaaaaaaaaagtttataaagatatgaaatattataaatatataaaacaaatgaaagaatacattaatatgaaaaatacaaatagtAGATTTACGAATTTTATGAGATTTTATGGTTATTATAGAGGAGCACATAATTctagtaaatataaaacactTATTACTAATCAAGATGAtaccaataataatattaatagttaTGCACCAAAAGAAAACTCAAAATCGAAATTAGAAACATTTAAAGTAAGATTCATTTGGTCAtgtgttatattatttttttgtttttttatattagccTTGggacatttttatttgtgtataCTAGTTTTATTATCGGTTACTGTagtatataatgaaattgtatctttaaaaagtatagaaaataaagataaaaaattacctcaaatattttatataagatGGTATTGGTTTATCTTAACCATATTAGCATGGGGAATACCGTGGGCATTACCAAGATTAAATCATCAATTTCGtttgtttaaatatttgttaaaatatcattcgataaatatgtttatattagCATTTTGGGGGTTTGTTTGGTTTATATTATCCTTAAGAAAATTTTCTATGAGATACCAGTTTTCTCAAATaggaattatattattaacctCCTTACTTGTTGTAACTCAATCCTTAATGCATAttgcaaatatttattctggTTTAATTTGGTTTTTTATTCCTGTATCCTCAGTTGTAGTAAATGAcacatttgcatatatatttggaaTTTTATTTGGAAAAACTCAATTAATTGAATTATCCCCTAAGAAAACAGTTGAAGGTTTTGTAGGTTCGTctattataacaattttatgGGGTGTATTTGCAACCCGGTGTTTACagcattataaatattttgcatGCCcccaaaataatatttcttttatccCCTTTTACACAATGTTTACAAGTGATTGCGAAGATAATGCTATTTTTCATCAAAAGGTGTATATTTTACCGACCCATTTGTCCAATTACTTACCAGttgataaaatttattacacCAAAATGACTGTACATGGATTAGTTCTCAGTGCATTTGCCGCTTTCTTAGCTCCCTTTGGTGGATTTTTTGCTTCAGGATTTAAAAGAGCATTGAAAATTAAAGATTTTGGACAAACTATTCCAGGGCATGGGGGATTTACAGACCGATTAGATTGTCAGATTTTTATTGGTATGTttacatatgtttatttgaaatcatttgcaaaaattaaaagtagaGTTCATTATTCGTATGATGTACTTATAGATTCAATACAAAAACTAGATCATAAGGAAATTATGCGTCTTTTTAatcaattaaaaaacatgATAGACAAGAAAAGGAGGAAAACAATCAATACGAAAATAAATCAAGAGAAGTTTGCTTCAAAAGATCCAGTACGCAACGATGACGAGATATTgagttaa